The following are from one region of the Hymenobacter radiodurans genome:
- a CDS encoding ferritin-like domain-containing protein, which yields MTFSDWANYFSANQNHLDNLSWDDTYRLTERELRAIRYSLPQFQQGEHSEGKHLYQKAKDLGDPDYVAAIRLFIREEQGHARVLGQYMAIHQLPRLCKSSGLDKVFRWLRQWASLEHTLRVLLTAEIIAAVYYQALYQATYSGLLQQICRRILRDEEMHLNFQCFTLTQITRGQSALRRWATRQAYRTLMAGTTLVVWVTYHRTLRAGGFGLLAFADAVSVEFGRVEEMLAAPGGISVREQVVESTVSVKSSPTFQPTSVELQPL from the coding sequence ATGACTTTCTCCGATTGGGCCAATTACTTCAGCGCCAACCAAAATCACCTCGATAACCTAAGTTGGGACGATACCTACCGCCTCACCGAACGCGAACTGCGCGCTATTCGCTACTCGTTGCCGCAGTTTCAGCAGGGGGAGCATTCGGAAGGCAAGCATCTGTACCAGAAAGCCAAAGACCTCGGCGACCCTGATTATGTAGCTGCTATCCGGCTGTTTATCAGGGAAGAGCAGGGTCATGCGCGGGTGCTGGGACAGTATATGGCCATTCATCAGCTGCCACGCCTGTGCAAGTCGAGCGGGTTGGATAAAGTATTTCGCTGGCTGCGGCAATGGGCATCCTTGGAGCACACACTACGGGTGCTGCTGACGGCCGAAATTATTGCCGCCGTGTATTATCAAGCCCTTTATCAGGCTACCTACTCCGGCTTACTACAGCAAATTTGTCGGCGCATTCTCCGCGATGAGGAGATGCACCTAAACTTCCAGTGCTTTACGCTAACACAGATTACGCGCGGCCAAAGCGCGCTGCGGCGCTGGGCAACCCGACAGGCCTACCGTACGCTGATGGCCGGCACCACGCTCGTCGTATGGGTTACCTATCACCGCACCCTGCGAGCTGGAGGTTTTGGGCTGCTGGCTTTTGCCGATGCGGTAAGCGTAGAGTTTGGAAGGGTAGAGGAGATGCTGGCCGCGCCGGGGGGCATTTCTGTGCGCGAGCAGGTAGTCGAATCGACTGTTTCGGTAAAGTCAAGCCCAACTTTTCAGCCAACGAGTGTGGAGCTTCAGCCACTGTAA
- a CDS encoding class I SAM-dependent methyltransferase — translation MKLRLHLFEFEDQPWFPSIIRAGMMDYLRFMTSRLGIYQPLVPVLQEALLQAQQLHLLELGAGAGGGTDGVARALRQLPGLADLRVTLTDLYPQPSAWQGIQESSGGQIGYETAPVDATAVPAHLTGFRTMFSAFHHFTPAAAEAILADAVRQSAGIGVFEGAGKHWHEILLAWTILPIMQVLATPFMPPFRLSRLFFTFIIPLIPLCTIWDGTVSILRMYPTDQLLALAHRADSGANSSGRLAR, via the coding sequence TTGAAGCTCCGTCTACACTTATTCGAGTTTGAAGACCAGCCTTGGTTCCCAAGTATCATTCGGGCGGGCATGATGGACTATTTGCGCTTTATGACCAGCCGTTTAGGCATTTATCAGCCGCTGGTGCCGGTGCTACAGGAGGCACTCCTACAAGCTCAGCAACTTCATTTACTCGAACTCGGGGCGGGCGCAGGCGGCGGCACCGATGGTGTGGCGCGGGCCCTGCGCCAGCTGCCAGGCTTAGCCGACCTGCGCGTTACCCTCACCGATTTATATCCGCAGCCCAGCGCTTGGCAGGGCATTCAGGAAAGCTCTGGGGGGCAAATTGGCTATGAAACAGCGCCCGTGGATGCCACAGCAGTACCGGCTCACCTTACCGGCTTTCGGACCATGTTCTCTGCCTTTCATCACTTTACGCCCGCAGCGGCCGAGGCTATCCTGGCCGACGCGGTGCGGCAGAGTGCGGGCATAGGCGTGTTTGAAGGCGCCGGCAAGCACTGGCACGAAATCCTACTGGCTTGGACGATTTTGCCCATTATGCAGGTGCTGGCTACCCCATTTATGCCACCATTTCGGCTGAGCCGTCTGTTTTTTACTTTCATCATTCCCCTGATCCCACTATGCACCATCTGGGATGGGACCGTATCTATCCTGCGCATGTACCCAACCGATCAACTGTTAGCGTTGGCTCATCGCGCTGACTCGGGGGCAAATTCGAGTGGCAGACTGGCAAGGTGA
- a CDS encoding TIGR01777 family oxidoreductase, whose protein sequence is MSQKVLITGGTGLIGTRLAELLIDAGYEVALLSRQAGASHYHTFRWDPRHETLDPAAIRYADYIINLAGSSVSDGKWTEERKREILESRLDGTRLLAKELAKGEHHVRAFLSASAIGIYGDSGDKLVNEETPPNTPSDDFLADVSRKWEQAAHEVAALGIRTIVVRIGIVLSTQGGALPQMARPVKLMAGAALGSGKQFMSWIHLDDLCRLLIQMLDEPQWQGTYNAVSPNPVTNQTFTETLADVMHRPLVLPKVPAFALNLMMGEMSEIVLASQRVSAEKVLKQGFTFEYPNLKGALESFYATEE, encoded by the coding sequence ATGTCTCAAAAAGTTCTCATCACCGGCGGTACGGGCCTAATTGGCACACGTCTCGCCGAACTTCTCATTGATGCGGGCTATGAAGTGGCCCTGCTTAGCCGCCAAGCCGGCGCCAGCCATTACCACACTTTCCGCTGGGATCCGCGCCACGAAACGCTGGATCCGGCCGCCATTCGCTACGCCGACTATATCATTAACTTGGCCGGGTCGAGTGTGTCGGATGGAAAGTGGACGGAAGAGCGAAAGCGCGAGATTCTGGAAAGTCGATTAGATGGCACTAGGCTGCTAGCGAAGGAATTAGCCAAAGGAGAACACCATGTCCGAGCATTCTTGTCGGCGTCGGCAATTGGTATTTATGGCGACAGCGGCGATAAGCTGGTAAACGAAGAAACGCCCCCCAATACTCCTTCCGATGATTTTTTGGCTGATGTATCGCGAAAGTGGGAACAAGCAGCTCATGAAGTGGCAGCGCTCGGCATTCGGACCATTGTTGTGCGTATCGGTATCGTGCTGAGTACGCAAGGTGGTGCATTGCCCCAAATGGCCCGGCCCGTGAAGCTTATGGCAGGCGCCGCCTTAGGCTCGGGCAAGCAATTCATGTCTTGGATTCACCTCGACGACTTATGCCGGCTACTCATTCAAATGCTAGATGAGCCGCAGTGGCAGGGCACGTATAATGCCGTATCGCCTAACCCGGTTACCAATCAAACATTTACTGAAACCCTGGCCGATGTAATGCATCGCCCATTGGTACTCCCTAAAGTACCGGCGTTTGCCCTGAACCTAATGATGGGCGAAATGAGCGAAATCGTTCTTGCTTCACAGCGGGTAAGCGCCGAGAAGGTTTTAAAACAAGGATTTACGTTTGAATATCCCAATTTGAAGGGGGCCTTGGAGTCATTTTACGCAACGGAGGAATAA
- a CDS encoding UBP-type zinc finger domain-containing protein, with amino-acid sequence MEAKSPCTHLGSLTQIIEDEEYVCPECVALGDEWVHLRVCQTCGHVGCCDNSKNKHATRHFHATNHPVITSAEPGERWAWCYIDSAFAEY; translated from the coding sequence ATGGAAGCTAAATCGCCTTGCACTCACCTCGGTAGCTTAACTCAGATTATCGAGGATGAAGAGTATGTGTGCCCCGAATGCGTAGCCTTGGGCGACGAGTGGGTACACTTGCGTGTATGTCAGACCTGCGGCCACGTAGGCTGCTGCGACAACTCCAAAAACAAGCACGCTACTCGTCACTTCCACGCTACCAATCATCCCGTCATTACCTCCGCCGAGCCCGGTGAGCGGTGGGCCTGGTGCTACATTGATAGCGCGTTTGCTGAATACTAG
- a CDS encoding penicillin-binding transpeptidase domain-containing protein has translation MVNAYSTFVNNGFRTEPLLVTRIEDRNGNVIKQFDPKQKRVIPAETAWLMLYMLKGGMEEPGGTSQALWEYDLWKKGNEIGGKTGTTSNYSDGWYMGVTKDLVSGVWVGGEDRSIHFYRSQQGEGSRMALPVYGTYMEKLYRDKDLDIEYGRFPSPTVKISKKYNCVTPAPRRIVEPIDSLVTDNLLEKLNAGTIAIPDSL, from the coding sequence ATGGTAAATGCGTACAGCACTTTCGTCAACAACGGCTTCCGCACCGAACCCTTGCTTGTTACCCGCATCGAAGACCGCAACGGCAACGTTATTAAGCAGTTCGACCCTAAGCAAAAGCGCGTTATCCCGGCCGAAACGGCGTGGCTCATGCTTTACATGCTGAAAGGCGGCATGGAGGAGCCAGGTGGCACTTCGCAAGCCTTGTGGGAGTACGACCTGTGGAAGAAAGGCAACGAGATAGGGGGCAAAACCGGCACCACCTCTAATTATTCAGATGGCTGGTACATGGGCGTAACCAAAGACCTAGTGAGCGGTGTGTGGGTAGGCGGCGAAGACCGTAGTATTCACTTCTACCGTTCTCAGCAGGGTGAAGGCAGCCGAATGGCTTTGCCCGTGTATGGCACCTATATGGAGAAGCTTTATAGGGACAAGGACTTAGATATAGAATACGGCCGTTTCCCTTCGCCCACAGTTAAGATATCGAAGAAGTATAACTGCGTAACGCCCGCGCCGCGCCGCATCGTGGAGCCCATCGACTCCTTGGTAACGGACAACCTGCTGGAGAAACTGAACGCTGGCACCATCGCCATACCAGACAGTTTGTAA
- a CDS encoding Rho termination factor N-terminal domain-containing protein — translation MYNIEELKDRLLSELKEIAEELKVGNFKKLSKQDLIYKILDQQAIIPADQLPQKIKPASAKNGAELPFSDVAEANAVPAAAPTAPAARPAQPAPVLPELLLLLPLWPLMLLWQ, via the coding sequence ATGTACAATATTGAAGAATTGAAGGACCGTTTGCTTTCCGAGCTAAAAGAAATAGCGGAAGAGCTGAAGGTTGGTAACTTCAAAAAGCTCAGCAAGCAGGATCTGATTTATAAGATTCTCGATCAGCAGGCCATTATTCCCGCCGATCAGCTTCCCCAGAAAATAAAACCCGCCAGCGCCAAGAATGGAGCTGAGCTGCCCTTTTCGGATGTAGCTGAAGCCAATGCCGTACCGGCAGCCGCGCCCACGGCTCCTGCTGCGCGCCCGGCCCAGCCCGCGCCCGTGCTCCCCGAACTGCTGCTCCTGCTCCCGTTGTGGCCGTTGATGCTGCTTTGGCAATAG
- a CDS encoding winged helix-turn-helix domain-containing protein — MKHNIHILNKAFDHRVRLGVMAVLLGQSDPVSFNELKEALDLTDGNLASHVAALEKAGYVEVSKQFVGKKPNTTYMPSKEGKQAFQEHLNALEKLLRG, encoded by the coding sequence GTGAAGCACAATATTCACATTCTCAATAAAGCCTTCGACCATCGCGTGCGCCTGGGGGTGATGGCTGTGCTATTGGGTCAAAGCGACCCCGTGAGCTTCAATGAGCTAAAAGAAGCCCTCGACCTGACCGATGGCAATCTGGCCAGCCACGTAGCCGCCCTCGAAAAAGCAGGCTATGTGGAGGTGAGCAAGCAGTTTGTGGGTAAAAAGCCCAATACCACTTACATGCCTTCAAAGGAGGGCAAACAAGCCTTTCAAGAGCATTTGAACGCTTTAGAAAAATTGCTACGGGGGTAA
- a CDS encoding DUF4153 domain-containing protein, which translates to MKYKVLLKCQVHFSCPIRYGNLHQFPTRPFRIVGCGTSSDPFHFAESGNTHRAIWFYILFWEERPALNVLLYTLFVLIVGLAELPRHAPQWRSNGFRLTLAGTVLSAAMMAWYGSGAALLAWLASSVMWLGYRNQPHLKLVVYALLTAISSAIRTVPRLAQLLVLPRSLDGRVERAWFYGRLLILPFVALLVFHILFAIANPIYSALTERVLTTIGDWVEAFFEVFSIPHFLFFLFGLALTGAALVSVPVHYFADKESRLGEFILRQRDRVASFAVRRPDFRAKRFRALDLRKEYLVALSMFGLVNVLLLVVNGIDINWIWFGFKPAPDFDLTQFVHEGTYVLILSILVAMGIVLWFFRRNLNFYERGLPLLRWMATVWVLQNAVLAVSVGLRNYYYILYTGLAYKRIGVYFFLLLTFFGLATVLLKIWQRRSAYSLVRMNALAAYVLMVGLACGNWEIWIARYNLRPELHELDYGFLLDMPDRVLPVLAAHPEVFTQRHLVHKTYGSWIKMEPATAAQRLQRRLTRFEERQQARNWPSYTYADWQAYQQLVGKKL; encoded by the coding sequence TTGAAATACAAAGTTCTTTTAAAATGTCAAGTTCACTTTAGCTGCCCTATTCGCTATGGAAATCTCCACCAATTTCCCACCCGCCCGTTCCGCATCGTCGGCTGCGGCACCTCGTCTGACCCTTTCCACTTTGCAGAAAGTGGCAATACCCATCGGGCAATCTGGTTCTACATATTATTCTGGGAAGAGCGGCCGGCCCTGAATGTGCTCCTGTATACTTTGTTTGTGCTAATCGTGGGGCTGGCAGAGTTGCCGCGCCACGCTCCGCAATGGCGTTCGAATGGGTTTCGGCTGACGCTGGCCGGCACAGTACTCAGCGCCGCCATGATGGCCTGGTACGGCTCAGGGGCGGCGCTATTAGCTTGGCTGGCCTCCTCGGTCATGTGGCTCGGCTACCGCAATCAGCCCCACCTGAAGCTGGTTGTTTATGCGCTACTAACGGCCATTAGCAGCGCTATCCGCACAGTGCCAAGGCTGGCGCAACTGCTCGTTCTGCCGCGCAGCCTAGACGGACGCGTAGAACGGGCCTGGTTCTACGGTCGACTGCTCATACTGCCGTTCGTGGCGCTTTTAGTATTTCACATCCTGTTTGCCATCGCTAACCCTATATACAGTGCGCTCACGGAGCGAGTGCTGACTACAATAGGGGATTGGGTGGAGGCCTTTTTCGAGGTTTTCTCCATACCACATTTCCTATTTTTCCTGTTTGGCTTGGCCCTGACCGGGGCGGCGCTCGTGAGTGTGCCAGTACATTACTTTGCCGACAAGGAATCACGCTTAGGTGAGTTCATCCTGCGGCAGCGCGACCGGGTAGCCTCCTTCGCCGTGCGCCGGCCCGACTTTCGAGCCAAACGCTTTCGGGCGCTCGACTTGCGCAAGGAATACCTCGTGGCCCTCAGCATGTTTGGCTTGGTGAACGTGTTGCTGCTCGTGGTCAATGGCATCGACATCAACTGGATATGGTTTGGCTTCAAGCCCGCCCCTGATTTTGATCTTACGCAGTTTGTGCACGAAGGTACCTATGTGCTCATTCTGAGCATTCTCGTGGCAATGGGTATCGTGCTGTGGTTTTTCCGCCGCAACCTGAATTTCTACGAGCGGGGGTTGCCGCTGCTACGCTGGATGGCGACGGTGTGGGTGCTGCAAAATGCGGTATTGGCCGTCTCGGTGGGGCTGCGCAACTACTATTACATTCTCTACACTGGGCTTGCTTACAAGCGAATCGGGGTGTATTTCTTCCTGCTACTCACCTTCTTCGGGCTGGCTACCGTGCTGCTCAAAATCTGGCAGCGCCGCTCGGCTTACTCGCTGGTGCGCATGAATGCGCTGGCGGCTTATGTGCTCATGGTGGGGCTGGCCTGCGGCAACTGGGAAATCTGGATTGCGCGCTACAATCTGCGCCCCGAACTGCATGAACTCGACTACGGCTTTCTGCTCGACATGCCCGACCGGGTGCTGCCTGTTCTGGCCGCCCACCCCGAGGTGTTCACCCAGCGCCACCTTGTGCATAAAACCTACGGCAGCTGGATAAAGATGGAACCCGCTACCGCAGCGCAGCGGCTCCAGCGGCGCCTAACCCGATTTGAAGAAAGGCAGCAAGCGCGCAATTGGCCCAGCTACACCTACGCCGACTGGCAAGCCTATCAGCAACTAGTAGGCAAGAAGCTATAA
- the serS gene encoding serine--tRNA ligase, whose amino-acid sequence MLQVSVLKEHTDLVLAGLAKKYYPTAEADVTAILNLDQRRRQLQTTHDSAQAEANELARQIGGLMKSGDKAGAEDLKARTASLKADIKTHADELGQVEIALQQLLLKLPNLPHSSVPAGRTPQENEVVLEHGTKPDLPPTALPHWDLIKKYDIIDFELGNKISGAGFPVYKGQGARLQRALINFFLDEAREAGYFEVQPPILVNEASGYGTGQLPDKDGQMYHDAQDNLYLIPTAEVPITNLYRDEIIATDKLPIRNAGYTPCFRREAGSWGADVRGLNRLHQFDKVEIVQIALPEQSYTILEEMRAHIEGLLQKLELPYRVLRLCGGDMSFTSALTYDLEVWSAAQGRWLEVSSASNFETYQANRLKLRYRAEGGKTQLLHTLNGSALALPRIVAALLENNQAEDGIHLPQALHSYCGFDKITN is encoded by the coding sequence ATGCTGCAAGTTTCCGTTTTAAAAGAACACACTGACCTCGTGCTGGCTGGCTTAGCCAAAAAGTACTACCCCACTGCTGAGGCCGACGTGACGGCTATTCTCAACCTCGATCAGCGCCGCCGTCAGCTGCAAACCACCCACGACTCAGCCCAGGCTGAAGCGAATGAATTGGCGCGCCAAATCGGTGGCTTGATGAAGAGCGGCGACAAAGCCGGAGCCGAAGACCTGAAAGCCCGTACTGCGAGCCTTAAAGCCGATATCAAAACCCACGCTGACGAGCTAGGACAGGTAGAAATTGCTTTACAGCAGCTACTGCTCAAGCTGCCTAATCTGCCCCATAGTAGCGTGCCCGCAGGCCGTACTCCGCAGGAGAATGAAGTGGTATTAGAGCACGGCACAAAGCCAGATTTGCCCCCCACGGCCCTCCCCCACTGGGATTTGATCAAGAAATACGACATCATCGACTTCGAGCTGGGCAACAAAATTAGTGGCGCTGGCTTTCCAGTGTATAAAGGGCAAGGTGCGCGTTTACAGCGTGCGCTTATCAATTTTTTCCTGGATGAAGCGCGGGAGGCCGGCTATTTTGAAGTGCAGCCGCCCATTCTGGTAAATGAGGCCTCGGGCTACGGCACGGGCCAATTGCCCGACAAAGACGGCCAGATGTACCATGACGCGCAGGATAATCTCTACCTGATTCCGACGGCCGAGGTGCCCATTACCAATCTTTACCGCGACGAGATTATTGCCACCGATAAGCTTCCCATTCGCAATGCGGGCTACACGCCCTGCTTTCGGCGCGAAGCTGGCTCTTGGGGTGCCGATGTGCGCGGCCTGAACCGCCTGCACCAATTCGACAAGGTAGAAATCGTCCAAATAGCCTTACCTGAGCAGAGCTACACTATTTTGGAGGAAATGCGGGCCCATATTGAGGGCTTATTGCAAAAGCTGGAATTGCCCTACCGTGTGCTGCGCCTCTGCGGCGGCGATATGAGCTTTACTTCTGCCCTCACCTACGACTTGGAAGTGTGGAGTGCGGCCCAAGGCAGATGGCTGGAAGTAAGCTCGGCCAGTAACTTTGAAACGTACCAGGCCAACCGCCTCAAGCTGCGCTACCGTGCTGAAGGTGGTAAAACTCAGCTACTGCATACGCTCAATGGGTCGGCGCTGGCATTGCCGCGTATTGTAGCGGCATTGCTGGAAAACAACCAGGCTGAGGACGGCATCCATTTGCCCCAGGCGCTGCACAGCTACTGCGGCTTCGATAAGATCACAAACTAG
- a CDS encoding UbiA family prenyltransferase — MWLFDVLAVVGAWLLSPLFAGLVAIYLLISKAYSYEGIRLKKYPFVSTLVVVVFQGAFTFLMTQVGVGGNFEEILATDNLLLALVSTLFLCGSYPLTQVYQHQEDRQRGDQTLSLVLGIRGTFVFAAVGLLFGAALLGFTYWQRDELRNLLIFLIATGPVVALFSRWAFLAWSDVSAASFERTMRMNQVSSLCLSAAFVLMLVLRHWVTQ; from the coding sequence GTGTGGCTCTTTGATGTGCTGGCCGTAGTAGGCGCGTGGCTACTTAGTCCGTTGTTTGCGGGGTTGGTGGCTATTTACCTGCTCATTTCTAAAGCTTACAGCTACGAGGGTATTCGGCTGAAGAAGTATCCATTTGTGAGTACCCTGGTGGTGGTAGTCTTCCAGGGTGCCTTCACCTTTCTGATGACCCAAGTGGGCGTGGGGGGCAATTTTGAAGAGATTTTGGCTACCGATAACTTGCTACTGGCCTTGGTGAGCACGCTGTTTTTGTGCGGTTCCTATCCACTCACGCAGGTATATCAGCACCAAGAAGACCGGCAGCGCGGCGACCAAACCCTGAGCCTCGTGCTGGGCATTCGGGGCACGTTTGTGTTTGCGGCGGTGGGCTTGCTGTTCGGCGCCGCATTGCTGGGCTTCACGTATTGGCAGCGCGACGAGCTTCGCAACCTACTTATCTTCCTGATAGCTACCGGTCCAGTAGTGGCTTTGTTTAGCCGTTGGGCTTTTCTGGCGTGGTCAGATGTGTCGGCGGCCAGCTTTGAGCGCACGATGCGTATGAACCAGGTTTCGTCGCTGTGTTTGAGTGCGGCTTTCGTGTTGATGCTGGTGCTGAGGCATTGGGTAACGCAGTAG
- a CDS encoding OsmC family protein yields the protein MLDTTTKSVLVKVGADALLADVEAGRHTFVLDEPEEVGGKDRGPTPYDMLLAALGACTAITLRLYADQKKWPLEAIEVRLRHQRVHRADCDKCEQEGQMLEEVEKELRLVGPLTQEQRQRLEVISQKCPVQKTLMSGLRIRTQLVPESN from the coding sequence ATGCTTGATACTACTACAAAGTCCGTTCTTGTGAAAGTGGGTGCTGACGCCTTGCTAGCCGATGTGGAGGCTGGTCGTCACACGTTTGTGCTGGATGAGCCCGAAGAAGTGGGTGGCAAAGACCGCGGCCCTACACCCTACGATATGCTGCTGGCGGCACTGGGAGCTTGTACTGCCATCACGCTGCGCCTCTACGCCGACCAAAAAAAGTGGCCTTTGGAAGCCATAGAAGTGCGCTTACGCCATCAACGCGTGCACCGTGCCGACTGCGATAAATGCGAACAGGAAGGCCAGATGCTAGAGGAAGTAGAAAAGGAACTGCGTCTGGTGGGGCCGCTCACACAGGAGCAGCGCCAACGCTTGGAAGTAATCTCGCAGAAATGTCCCGTACAGAAAACCCTAATGAGTGGCTTGCGCATCAGAACCCAACTGGTGCCTGAAAGCAACTGA
- a CDS encoding transglycosylase domain-containing protein: protein MGAFIVGLGIFLLYPILVSTNFMFLFGKSPGLEELENPKVEKASELYTSDGVLIGTYFRENRSPIPFSKISPVLVKALIATEDARFYDHAGIDPQAMAGAVWAVVRGEKRGGSTITQQLAKNLYKTRRGETGGALGYIPVVSTLISKTKEWLTAVELERRYTKEEILRMYFNTVEYGSQAFGIKVAAKTFFSTSPDSLKPEEAAMLVGVLNNPTAYNPRFHPEAALKRRNLVLTRMGQAGHLTAKQVDSLQKSPLALRYQVDKHFDGPEAYFRGAVSQTVNEWCEKNGYDMYRDGLKIYTTIDSRMQAHAEESVLQRMKILQRQFDNFWRNRGGNPWVDDQGKEIPDFIQTQMKRTDQYKRLAERYKGQPARLDSALNAKRPMKVFTWKGDGDTTLVMSPLDSLAYYKKFLHAGMMTMDPFTGHIKAWVGGLNYRFFQYDHVKQGRRQPGSTFKPFVYLTALDNGYTPCDRIRDERVTIRYVENGKNMEWKPNNVTREYSGSNMTLRHAMARSINSVTAQLTELVGWENVAKYAHKVGIRSKLLDVPSIGLGSGAM, encoded by the coding sequence GTGGGGGCTTTTATTGTAGGCTTAGGCATCTTTCTGCTCTATCCCATTCTGGTCAGCACCAACTTCATGTTTCTCTTTGGCAAGTCGCCGGGGCTGGAGGAGTTGGAGAACCCGAAAGTGGAAAAAGCCTCCGAGCTATATACTTCTGATGGCGTACTGATCGGAACATATTTCCGCGAAAACCGCTCGCCAATCCCATTCAGTAAGATTTCGCCCGTGTTGGTGAAGGCCCTGATTGCCACCGAGGACGCCCGTTTCTACGACCACGCTGGCATCGATCCGCAAGCTATGGCCGGCGCGGTGTGGGCCGTGGTACGCGGCGAAAAGCGCGGCGGCAGTACCATTACGCAACAGCTCGCCAAAAACCTGTACAAAACCCGTCGGGGCGAAACCGGTGGTGCCCTAGGTTATATCCCAGTTGTAAGTACGCTGATCAGCAAAACCAAGGAGTGGCTGACGGCCGTAGAGCTGGAGCGGCGCTATACAAAGGAGGAAATTCTGCGCATGTACTTCAATACGGTGGAGTACGGCTCGCAGGCCTTCGGTATTAAAGTAGCTGCCAAAACCTTCTTCAGCACCTCGCCCGACAGCCTGAAGCCCGAAGAAGCCGCCATGCTCGTAGGCGTGCTGAATAACCCAACTGCCTACAACCCACGTTTTCACCCCGAAGCTGCGCTCAAGCGCCGCAACTTAGTGCTGACCCGTATGGGCCAAGCAGGGCATTTGACCGCGAAACAGGTTGATTCGCTGCAAAAAAGCCCCCTAGCCTTACGCTATCAGGTTGATAAGCACTTTGATGGCCCTGAAGCCTACTTCCGCGGTGCAGTAAGCCAGACGGTAAATGAGTGGTGCGAGAAAAATGGCTACGACATGTACCGCGATGGCCTGAAAATCTACACTACGATTGATTCGCGCATGCAAGCTCACGCCGAGGAGTCGGTGTTGCAACGCATGAAAATATTGCAGCGGCAGTTCGATAATTTCTGGCGTAATCGGGGCGGTAATCCATGGGTAGATGATCAGGGAAAGGAGATTCCTGATTTCATCCAAACTCAGATGAAGCGCACGGATCAGTATAAGCGGCTGGCTGAGCGCTACAAAGGCCAGCCCGCCCGCTTAGATTCAGCCTTGAACGCAAAGCGTCCAATGAAGGTGTTTACCTGGAAAGGCGACGGCGATACGACGCTTGTCATGTCGCCTCTCGATTCGCTGGCCTACTACAAGAAGTTCCTGCACGCGGGCATGATGACGATGGACCCATTCACGGGTCATATCAAAGCCTGGGTTGGTGGTCTGAACTACCGCTTTTTTCAGTACGACCACGTTAAGCAGGGCCGTCGTCAGCCGGGTTCTACTTTCAAGCCCTTCGTGTATCTAACGGCTCTTGACAACGGCTATACGCCTTGTGACCGTATCCGCGACGAGCGCGTGACCATCCGTTACGTGGAAAACGGCAAGAACATGGAGTGGAAGCCTAACAACGTGACCCGCGAGTACTCCGGCTCCAACATGACTCTGCGCCATGCCATGGCTCGCTCCATTAACTCCGTAACGGCGCAACTAACGGAGTTGGTAGGTTGGGAGAATGTGGCCAAATACGCTCACAAAGTTGGTATCCGCAGTAAGCTGCTCGATGTACCTAGCATTGGCTTGGGCTCGGGGGCGATGTAA
- a CDS encoding DsbA family protein, which translates to MENTPDLPELLYIFDPLCGWCYGMTPVIQRVRTDMAGKIQVSVLSGGMVTGDRVAPLRAKWNYIKNALQDVERAAGVRFGEAYLQLGEEGSVIQNSEPPCRALTVFRQLNTDPSRVIDFAHDIQRAHYFKGQDLNDPAIYTDLIAPYDIEVAEFERRLALPETAHATRQEFTAVERIGVQGFPTTILRVGQQGYVLARGFQPYEAFSKAVRQALQQATEEQ; encoded by the coding sequence ATGGAAAACACGCCCGACCTCCCCGAACTGCTCTACATCTTTGATCCGCTGTGTGGATGGTGCTACGGCATGACACCCGTAATACAGCGCGTGCGCACCGACATGGCGGGCAAAATACAGGTGTCAGTACTCAGCGGTGGTATGGTGACCGGTGACCGAGTGGCCCCTTTGCGCGCTAAGTGGAACTACATCAAAAATGCGCTGCAGGATGTGGAGCGGGCAGCGGGAGTGCGTTTTGGTGAGGCATATCTGCAGTTGGGAGAGGAAGGCAGCGTTATTCAGAATTCTGAGCCGCCATGCCGCGCTCTCACTGTTTTTCGGCAGCTAAATACCGACCCCAGCCGTGTCATCGATTTTGCCCACGATATCCAGCGGGCGCATTATTTCAAGGGCCAGGATTTGAATGATCCGGCTATCTATACTGACCTGATAGCGCCCTATGACATTGAGGTAGCTGAGTTTGAGCGTCGCTTGGCGCTGCCCGAAACGGCTCATGCTACGCGGCAGGAATTTACGGCGGTAGAACGTATTGGAGTCCAAGGGTTTCCGACAACAATCTTGCGTGTAGGTCAGCAGGGTTATGTGCTGGCGCGGGGTTTTCAGCCGTATGAAGCGTTTAGCAAAGCCGTACGGCAAGCGTTGCAGCAAGCCACGGAAGAACAGTAA